The following proteins are encoded in a genomic region of Gossypium hirsutum isolate 1008001.06 chromosome D05, Gossypium_hirsutum_v2.1, whole genome shotgun sequence:
- the LOC107907333 gene encoding uncharacterized protein isoform X1: MVTVHRMITTWVTALLDCMCGCFGCCTKPTPIIAVDEPTKGLRIRGRRVRKPSISDDFWSSSTYELENSALQSQRSLSSISASNPTLSQCSSSSGIVNPSDFVNQGLIVWNQARLQWIGSNRPRNHTRQSRQPRLSSNASYESLLGTRNPFPRPILLSEMVDFLVEVWEEEGLYA; the protein is encoded by the exons atggtcACTGTTCATCGTATGATCACTACTTGGGTAACTGCCCTTCTTGATTGCATGTG TGGTTGTTTCGGATGCTGCACTAAACCCACACCGATTATTGCTGTGGATGAGCCAACAAAAGGATTGAGAATTCGAGGGCGTAGAGTGAGGAAGCCTAGCATTTCTGATGATTTTTGGAGCAGCAGCACGTATGAATTGGAAAACAGTGCCCTCCAATCTCAAAGGAGCTTGTCTTCAATTAGTGCGTCAAACCCAACTCTAAGCCAATGCAGTAGCAGCAGTGGCATTGTCAACCCATCTGATTTTGTAAATCAGG GTCTTATTGTCTGGAATCAGGCCAGACTCCAATGGATTGGAAGTAATAGGCCCAGGAACCATACTCGACAAAGTCGACAGCCCAGATTAAG TTCGAATGCATCTTATGAAAGTTTACTTGGGACCAGGAATCCATTCCCACGACCAATTCTTCTTTCC GAAATGGTTGATTTTCTGGTGGAAGTATGGGAAGAAGAGGGATTGTATGCTTGA
- the LOC107907333 gene encoding uncharacterized protein isoform X2, translated as MVTVHRMITTWSSGCFGCCTKPTPIIAVDEPTKGLRIRGRRVRKPSISDDFWSSSTYELENSALQSQRSLSSISASNPTLSQCSSSSGIVNPSDFVNQGLIVWNQARLQWIGSNRPRNHTRQSRQPRLSSNASYESLLGTRNPFPRPILLSEMVDFLVEVWEEEGLYA; from the exons atggtcACTGTTCATCGTATGATCACTACTTGG AGCAGTGGTTGTTTCGGATGCTGCACTAAACCCACACCGATTATTGCTGTGGATGAGCCAACAAAAGGATTGAGAATTCGAGGGCGTAGAGTGAGGAAGCCTAGCATTTCTGATGATTTTTGGAGCAGCAGCACGTATGAATTGGAAAACAGTGCCCTCCAATCTCAAAGGAGCTTGTCTTCAATTAGTGCGTCAAACCCAACTCTAAGCCAATGCAGTAGCAGCAGTGGCATTGTCAACCCATCTGATTTTGTAAATCAGG GTCTTATTGTCTGGAATCAGGCCAGACTCCAATGGATTGGAAGTAATAGGCCCAGGAACCATACTCGACAAAGTCGACAGCCCAGATTAAG TTCGAATGCATCTTATGAAAGTTTACTTGGGACCAGGAATCCATTCCCACGACCAATTCTTCTTTCC GAAATGGTTGATTTTCTGGTGGAAGTATGGGAAGAAGAGGGATTGTATGCTTGA